A stretch of Candidatus Manganitrophaceae bacterium DNA encodes these proteins:
- a CDS encoding phenylalanine--tRNA ligase subunit alpha → MMDENEIQKLAESLHPLERKVLPLFQGEAAVSEEDLLRRDPSIQPSQLSMALGWLLTKEVLKVVEERRQEFVLLTEVGRSYAAQKNPVLRLAEEIRQRGQVPIRELQQRTDLEAEEKSAAIGALKETAAVRVIPGGLLELADPSKLAEFEQLQATIERLNEHTEETEIAALSSEDQATIAAYHRKRSKSKGVFRVSERVSRSYAPTERFGPLSQQAQSSGGAEEIGTLTPEMLKEGSWRGKRFRKYNIQLPPPRIVGGRKHPYRSFLDQVKEKFVSMGFEEMRGPLVENEFWDMDALYMPQFHPAREIHDVYFVDGVDRSIPDDVIGRVAAAHQNGGETGSRGWRYPFDVQRTRRLILRSQGTAVSARTLGAGAKVPGKYFSIARCFRYDQVDATHAPDFFQVEGIVLGEEIHFRTLLGLLTLFAKEIARAEEIKFLPAYFPFTEPSVEMHVRHPKLGWMELGGAGLFRPELRSPLGVDVPVIAWGLGLDRMAMVALGISDIRDLFSPDLGFIREKRIVQEGVG, encoded by the coding sequence ATGATGGACGAAAATGAAATTCAAAAATTAGCCGAGAGCCTTCATCCGCTCGAGCGAAAAGTCCTTCCCCTCTTTCAGGGCGAAGCGGCGGTGAGCGAGGAGGATCTCCTCCGGCGCGATCCGTCGATTCAGCCCTCTCAGCTCTCGATGGCGCTCGGCTGGCTCCTAACCAAAGAGGTATTAAAGGTGGTCGAAGAGCGGCGGCAGGAATTCGTCCTCCTCACCGAGGTCGGCCGGTCGTACGCCGCGCAGAAAAATCCGGTGCTGCGGCTCGCCGAGGAGATCCGGCAGCGCGGGCAGGTTCCGATCCGGGAGCTGCAGCAGCGGACCGACCTGGAGGCGGAGGAGAAGAGCGCCGCAATCGGCGCGTTGAAGGAGACGGCCGCCGTCAGAGTGATCCCTGGAGGATTGCTTGAGTTGGCCGATCCGTCGAAGCTCGCCGAGTTCGAGCAACTTCAAGCGACGATCGAGCGGCTGAATGAACACACAGAGGAGACCGAGATCGCTGCCCTCTCTTCCGAAGATCAGGCGACCATTGCCGCGTATCATCGAAAGCGGAGCAAGTCGAAAGGGGTCTTCCGGGTCAGCGAGCGGGTCAGCCGGAGCTATGCGCCGACCGAGCGTTTTGGACCGCTCTCTCAGCAGGCGCAATCGTCCGGCGGCGCGGAAGAGATCGGGACGCTGACCCCCGAGATGCTCAAAGAGGGGAGCTGGCGGGGAAAGCGGTTTCGGAAGTACAATATCCAACTGCCTCCCCCCCGGATCGTCGGCGGAAGAAAACATCCCTATCGAAGCTTTCTCGACCAGGTGAAAGAAAAATTCGTCTCGATGGGGTTCGAGGAGATGCGCGGCCCCTTGGTCGAAAATGAATTCTGGGACATGGACGCGCTCTACATGCCGCAATTCCATCCGGCCCGGGAGATCCATGACGTTTACTTCGTCGACGGGGTCGACCGGTCGATTCCGGACGACGTGATCGGACGGGTCGCCGCGGCGCACCAGAACGGCGGAGAGACCGGCTCGCGCGGCTGGCGCTATCCCTTCGACGTTCAGCGGACCCGCCGGCTCATTCTTCGAAGCCAGGGGACGGCGGTTTCCGCCCGGACGCTTGGCGCCGGGGCCAAGGTGCCGGGAAAATATTTCTCGATCGCACGCTGTTTTCGATATGACCAGGTCGATGCCACGCACGCGCCCGACTTCTTTCAGGTCGAGGGGATCGTCCTCGGCGAAGAGATCCACTTCCGGACTTTATTAGGCCTGTTGACCCTTTTCGCGAAAGAGATCGCCCGGGCGGAGGAGATCAAATTCCTCCCGGCCTACTTCCCCTTTACCGAGCCGTCGGTGGAGATGCATGTCCGCCACCCGAAGCTTGGATGGATGGAGCTTGGCGGGGCCGGCCTCTTCCGGCCGGAGCTGCGGAGCCCGCTTGGGGTTGATGTCCCGGTGATCGCCTGGGGGTTGGGGCTCGACCGAATGGCGATGGTGGCGCTTGGGATTTCCGACATCCGGGATCTCTTCTCGCCCGATTTAGGATTCATCCGCGAAAAGCGAATTGTGCAAGAAGGGGTTGGATAA
- the pheT gene encoding phenylalanine--tRNA ligase subunit beta, translated as MPTIEIKISDFESLLGKKISEAALETLLERVKGEVKDFLPKEDTAKIELNDSNRPDLWSPEGIARQILLMESKGKDYPFFSPQKRSADRKVTVAQELKTIRPYLAACVSRGMTVTEPILLQLIQTQEKLADIFGRKRQTVSIGLYRLPKIVFPVRYETADPAQTRFTPLGFDQPMTLAEIVTRHPKGIAYVPTLKGATRYPILIDSKDQILSFPPIINSREIGEVQVGDADLFVEVTGTDLRMVVLALNIFACNLADRGATIEPVAVQFPEETELGREVVMPFDLSSPLEVTLEEINQVLGEKMTDAEAVSLLSRYGYTVAGGKERLRVTAPPYRDDTMHPIDVIEDVVISRGIASFTPEMPSTFTVGSLSPLERRADRLREEMVGLGFQEVFSNVLGARQEFVERMRIEGVGKGRPEARLIEIKNPMTERFSVLRPWLLPSLMRVEGASSKAYYPHRIFEVGEVARWTASGQETETRVLLAGLIAHPTANFSELQAVLEALFYNLSLRYRLEALSHPTFIDGRAGAIFIGEREVGLIGEIDPDVLTRWQIGMPTVTFEINLESL; from the coding sequence ATGCCGACGATTGAGATCAAGATTAGCGACTTTGAATCGCTCCTCGGAAAAAAAATCAGCGAGGCTGCACTGGAAACCCTGCTGGAACGGGTCAAGGGAGAGGTTAAAGACTTTCTTCCTAAAGAGGACACGGCCAAGATCGAGCTCAATGACAGCAACCGGCCCGACCTCTGGAGCCCGGAAGGGATTGCGCGACAGATCCTGCTCATGGAATCGAAGGGAAAGGACTATCCTTTCTTCTCCCCTCAAAAGAGGTCGGCGGACCGGAAGGTCACGGTCGCCCAGGAGTTAAAGACGATCCGTCCTTATCTGGCCGCCTGTGTATCGCGAGGGATGACGGTCACCGAGCCGATCTTGCTCCAGCTGATCCAGACGCAGGAGAAGCTCGCCGATATCTTCGGGCGGAAGCGCCAGACCGTCTCGATCGGGCTGTACCGTCTTCCGAAAATAGTCTTCCCGGTCCGATATGAGACCGCCGATCCGGCGCAGACCCGCTTTACGCCGCTCGGATTCGACCAGCCGATGACCCTCGCGGAAATCGTGACGCGCCATCCGAAAGGGATTGCCTATGTCCCTACGTTAAAGGGGGCGACCCGTTATCCGATTCTGATCGATTCCAAAGATCAGATCCTCTCCTTTCCGCCGATCATCAACAGCCGGGAGATCGGCGAGGTCCAGGTCGGCGACGCGGACCTTTTTGTCGAGGTGACCGGCACCGACCTCCGGATGGTTGTCCTTGCGCTGAATATCTTCGCCTGCAACCTCGCCGACCGGGGGGCGACGATCGAGCCGGTGGCGGTTCAATTTCCCGAGGAGACCGAGCTCGGCCGCGAGGTCGTCATGCCGTTTGATCTCTCGTCGCCGCTGGAGGTGACGCTCGAAGAGATCAATCAGGTTTTGGGGGAGAAGATGACCGATGCAGAAGCCGTCTCGCTTCTCTCCCGTTATGGGTATACCGTCGCCGGCGGGAAAGAGCGCCTTCGTGTGACGGCGCCGCCGTACCGCGACGATACGATGCACCCGATCGATGTGATCGAAGATGTCGTCATCAGTCGGGGGATTGCGTCGTTTACGCCGGAGATGCCGTCGACCTTTACCGTCGGTTCGCTCTCGCCGCTGGAGCGGCGCGCCGATCGGCTTCGTGAGGAGATGGTGGGGCTCGGTTTTCAGGAGGTCTTCTCGAACGTCCTCGGCGCGCGGCAGGAGTTCGTCGAGCGGATGCGCATCGAGGGGGTCGGAAAAGGGCGGCCCGAGGCGCGATTGATCGAGATCAAGAATCCGATGACCGAGCGCTTCTCGGTCCTTCGCCCCTGGCTCCTCCCGTCGTTGATGCGGGTGGAGGGGGCGAGCTCCAAGGCGTATTATCCGCATCGGATCTTTGAGGTCGGGGAGGTGGCGCGGTGGACGGCATCGGGCCAAGAGACGGAGACGCGGGTGCTTCTGGCAGGATTGATCGCCCATCCGACCGCCAACTTCTCGGAGCTTCAGGCCGTCTTGGAGGCGCTTTTCTACAATCTCTCGCTTCGGTATCGGCTCGAAGCGCTCTCCCATCCGACGTTCATCGATGGGCGGGCCGGGGCGATCTTCATCGGGGAACGGGAAGTCGGCTTGATCGGGGAGATCGATCCGGACGTTCTGACCCGATGGCAGATCGGGATGCCGACCGTCACCTTTGAGATCAACCTCGAGTCACTTTAA